GCCAGAGGATAGCCAGCCTTGGTGGCAGCCTCCGTCATGATCTGCGTTGCGGGCAGAGCGCCGTTGACTACCGGGATGGCGCTGAGGGCCATCTCCTTGCCGATGATAGGGATGGTCAGTGAGACGCCGATGATTACCGCCAGCATACCGAACCAGCAAGTGACCACAGTCCGCCACTCATCCATGAACTGGCGCAGGTTAATCATGGACCCCATAGCGAAGAGCAGCATTGGCACGCTCCAGCTGGAAGCGGCGCTGAGACCGGCCTTTTCGATGATGTCGGCGGGCAATACGCCGGCGACGAACAGGACCAGGAACAGCATCAGCGTGGCGAACACCGAGGAGATCCGGGCTTTGGTCAGCTTGGCCACTACGTCGCCGACAGCGAAGAGAACCATCACCACTGCGAACCACAGCAACATATCAAACACTTGTCATTCATCCTTTCTCTATCTGTTTATTGAAAGGGCCGCCCGGCGCAGCCTTTTAGAGATACTGGTCGAACCAGTCGCACAGAGCGTTGAGCCGGATCAGACGGTTGACCGGCCGCCCGGACCGGTTGAGCTCGTGGCCCTCCTGATGAATCAGGACCACCTTGGAAGGAACACCCTGCTGACGCAGACTGGTGAACATCTGCAGGGGCTCGTCCATCCAGCAGCGGTAGTCGGTGTTGGAGTGGATAAACAGGGTGGGAGTGGTGACATTGCGGACGTACTTCAGGGGAGACTTGTCCCAGAGGATCTGGCTCTCGTCCCAGATGACGCCTTTCCGCTCCAGGGCATTGAGGCCCATGTGCTCCAGCAGGAACAGATACCCCTTGTCACAGGTGGAGATGGAGGTGACAAAGTTGGAAATGCTCCGCATGGCACAGGCAGCCTTGAACCGCTGGGTGTGGCCGATGATCCAGTTGGTCATGTAGCCGCCATAGGACCCGCCGCACACGCCCAACCGATCCGCGTCCACGTCCGGATAACGGCGAAGCACCTCATCGGTGAAGTCCATCAGATCCTGGTAATCGATGGTGCCCCACCGACCTACCAGATCGAAGTAATCCTGCCCCGACCGTCGCTGCCGTGGGGATTTGTATAGAACACGAACCGACCGCCAGCGGCCAGCAGCTGCATCTCATGGTAGTACTGGGAACCGTAGGCCGCCTTGGGGCCGCCGTGAATGTTCAATACGCCGGGATACTTCTTCCCCGGCTCGTATCCGGAGGGGCGGATGACCCAGCCATCCACCTCCTGACCGTCCCGGCTGCGGAACGTGATGTGCTCCGGACGTGAGATCTGGCGGGTCTCCAGAAAGGCGTCGTGGAATTGGGTGAGCCTCTCCGGTTCCCCGCCGGAGAGGGGCTGGCGGTACAGCTCCTGAGGCCGGTGATCCCGGAAAGCTGCCAGATAGGCGTTCTCTCCAATGATATCAAAGCAGGCAATCCCCTCATAGGAGGCCACAGGAGCAAAGTTCCCCGCCTTGTCGAAGCGCAGCAGGGCGGTGACGTCGCGCTGGAGACGGACGGCATAGAGACTGTCTCCCTGGACGGCACAGACCTTGCCGCCGCCCAAAGACATATCCCCGATGGCGGAGGTACCCAAAAAACCGTCCGGGGCGCAGAAGGTCCGGCAGTCCCCGGTGGCCGGATTCAGCAGATAGAGCTTGGGGCTTCGGGAGACGCTGGTGTGTGGGTCGCCGCCCTCGAACCAGATATCCGTGCCCCACCAGCCCACCTGGGTGATCCGATATTTCCTATCGGGGACCAGTGACCGGGTTTGGCCGGTGGCCAGATCGTAGAGCATCAGCTGCCGGTAGTCAGGCCGGATTCCCTCAAAGCTCACACCCCAATAGAGGATCCGAGAGCCTTCCGGAGAGACTGCCGCTCCTTCCATGTCATAGGTGGGAGGGGTGATCTGGTTTACGGAGCCGTCGGCAGGATCGAAAATCCATCCGCTCATCCGGGTGCCGTTAATCATCCCCAGACCGTCGGCCCAGAAGGGCAGTTCGTCAAAAACCGTATAGTCACGGCCGGGCTGAGGCTGGTCCGCAGGCAGGTCCTCCGGAGGGGTCATGGGCCGCCGGGTCAGGACGAACCATCTTCCGTCGGGCAGGGGGTGAAACTGCTTTACCGACAGGGGAATGGTGAAAGCCCGTTCTGCTTCGCTTCCCCGGATGTCCAGCCGGTAAAAGGCGGTTTTACCAGGCTGATCCCCGGTCCGGCAGGAGGGGAAGATCAGCGTATTTGAATCCAGCCAGCGAAAAGCGGCCTCGTCGCCGTTGCCGGTCAGGGGGCGAACGGCGCCGGTTGCGGTGTCCAGCAGATGGATGCAGGCGTAATAGCCTTTTCCATCATCTCTGGCCCGGCGGGACACAAAAGCTGCGTGAGCCCCGTCGGGTGCGACCGCCACCTCGGAGAGGAATCGGTATGCGTACAAGTCATCTGCTTTGATGCGTTCCATAATTATGCCTCCTGTTTATTGAGATACCGCTGGTACCAGCGGAGCATTTCCTCCAGTCGCCGGAGCCGCTGACGGGGCCGGCCGGAGCGGGAGAGTTCGTGGTTTTCCCCTGGGAAAAGACACAGCCGGGAGGGAACTCCCCGCAGCTGGAGAGCGGTGAACATCTGGATCGCTTCCAGTTTCCAGCAGCGATAGTCCTCCTCACCGTGGAGGAACAATGTGGGCGTGGTCACATGATCGGCATAGCGAAGAGGGGACTGCTGCCACTGGAGATCCCGATCCTCCCGGTGGGAAGCGCCGGTTTGCCCCTTGGCGAAGTAGTAGCCGATGTCCGCCGTGCCCTCCATCCCGGTCCAGTTTGCGATGGACCGCTGGGAGCAGGCTGCCTGGAACCGGTCCGTGTGGCCGATGATCCAGTTGGTCATGAAACCGCCATAGGACCCGCCGCCAACGCCCAAACGGGTGGGATCGATGTCCGGCCAGCGGGCCAGGGCTCCGTCCAAGAAAGCCATGATATCCTGATAGTCGATGGTCCCGAACCGGCCCCGGATATCGGCAAAGTCATTTCCACGGCCCTCGCTTCCACGGGGGTTGCAGAACAGAACGAAGTATCCGGCTCCCGCCAGGACCTGCATCTCGTGAAAGAACACCGAGCCGTAGCTCAGGCGGGGCCCGCCATGGATGGTCAAAATGGCTGGGTATTTTTTGCCGGGAACGTAGGCCACCGGCGGGAGTACCCACCCCTGGACCGGCAGCGGACCTCCGGTATCCACCTCCAGCGGCTGGGGCGTGGAGACGGCGCAGCGGTCATAGATCCCGTCGTTGGCGTGGGTCAGACGGATCTCCCGGCCATGCTCCAGAGTGTAGATCTCTCCGATCCGGTTTTCCCGAAACGCCAGGTACACCAGCCGGTCTGCCGCGGCATCCAAATACTCCACACTGCCCGGCCCGGTGAGGGGGCGGGCCTCGCCGGAGGTCAGATCCAAAGCCTCAATCCGGCTGTCCCGGTCCACGGTGGAGAGGAAATAGAGCGTGTCTCCGCAGACGCGCCAGGTCTCTCCGGCACCAAGGCGGCTGTCGGTGGCCACGGTGTTGCCCACACAATGATGGCTGTGGCGGAGGAGCAGCTCTGGTTCTCCTCCGGAGAGAGGGATGGTGTAGAAATCGCCATTTTCCCCATTTCCATAGCCAAGCCCGTCGGTAAGACAGAGAACCGCCTGGTCCCGCCAAAGGGCAAAGAGCTTCACCAGATACCGGTCCTGTTCCAGGAGGCACCGGGTCTCTCCACTGGCCGCGTCCCAGATAAAAACACCGTGGCGCAGAGTCTGGACATCCGTGAAGCGATGACCGGTATAGAGGATCCGGCCATCTTCCACGGTAAAGCCTGTAACCTTGAAGGGCGGCGCGGTGAGGGGGGTGGTTACGCCGGACGCAGGGTCGTGGATATACAACTGGGACCGCTGCCCGCTGGTGAGGCCCAGGCCGTTGGCCCAGAAGGGAATGTCCTCCAGCACATCATAGGTGCGGTTTTTGTATTCCTCCAGGGCCGAAGCTTCCTCCGGGGGACTCAGACTGTCCAGATTTGGGCGGTTCATGTCCACGGTGGCGGTGAAAACGAACCGCCCGTCCGTTAAGCGCCGGGCCCTGCCCGCCCGCATGGGGACGGTGAACAGGGGCTGCGCCTCGCCGCCATCCACCGGCAGCGCGTAATATGTAGTGGTATCCTGAGAAGCGGAACCGGCTGTGCCTCGCATCCCGGAAAAGAGGATGGTCCGGTTATCCATCCAAGAAAAAGCCCGCACCGGACTCAGGGAGCTGAGGGGACGGTCCGCCCCCGTACTGTGGTCATAGACCCACAGCCGGGCGTCATAGCCATTGGAGGCCAAATTCGCCTGCTGGCGGATATAGGCAGTGTACCGACCGTCCGGCGAGAGACCCAGGTCGCTGAGATATCGGAATTGCAGGAATGTTTCGCAGATCATAGGCTCCATCATATTCACTCCATTTCGTCATTGACTACAAATTTCATCCTGTACCAGCGGCACCGCAGATGTGTCCTGCTGCCGGGAGAGGCGGCGTCTGGAAACTGGAAATAGCATCCTGATTTTAATTATTTATTTTTAATTAAAAATAAATAATTAAAAAATGGCCCCATCCTTACAACCGGCGAAGCACACCTTCGATATGCTGCTGTAAACAGTGCTGGGCCCTCGTGATATCTCCGGAACGGATGGACTCTACTAGGCGAACGTGATCTCTGGCTGTGCCGCTAAAGTCCCGGAGCCGCAAAGGGCAAAGCAGATAGTTGGACACTAGAAAGCGCCCCTGTACCCGGTCATACGTCTCCAGCAGAATCCTGTTCCCTGACGCTTCTACAAGCAACCGATGAAAGCGGCGGTCCAACATGGCGAATTCTTTTGGAGAAAAAGAACTGCCGGTGAGGCGGACACCCTCTTCACTGTAACGATTCAACTGGGCTAATACGGTTTCTGCCGACAGCCCAAGGCCGGACATAAACCGCTCCAGCGCATGTCCCTCTACCATTTGACGGACTTCACACATCTGGCGCACATGCTCCTGGTCATACTCCGGCACATAGATGCGGCCATTACCCATGATCTGAAGGATCCCGTCATTGGCCAGTAATTTAACGGCCTGAACCACCGGCGTTCGGCTGACCTCGAAGCGATGAGCCAGTTCGTCCAAGGTCAGGTTTTGTCCCATCTCATAATCACCATTAATGAGGCTCTCAACAATATGCTCATACAAAATTTCGTCCAGGCTATTCTTTACTTTCATGGAATTCTTCCTCCAGTTAAAATAAGTGTAATCGAGAACAGAGAAAAAAACAATAGGGAATAGAAGTGTCATTTATTGGGCGGCGAAAATTCATGATAAATTCACAAGGGGTTACAAGAAATTATTGTTAAAAATGCCAACAAGATGCTATATGCGTTTGTTTCTGATTCTTATATCTACCATCTCGCTTCACATTAGATAGGCCTTATCAAATATCCTATCCAGCCAGCAGCCAGTGTGATGAGGATGACCACAACATCCCCGCCGGGAAATTGTGCGAGGGAAGAGAAGGTGTCAGTCCAAACAGCATCAAAATCCATGCCAATACAAATGGAACGCTGTATAGCATCAGCGCAGCTTTTCCGACCTTTGCAAAAGGACGATACAACAAGTTCAGCTTCCTTTCCGGCAGCGCCGCCGCCAGCAGAACCTTGCTCCCGCCTGTCCCGATCAGCATTCCAATCACGGCCCCCCGGACGGCATCCAATGCCAGCAGCCTGACAGCCGCGGGGGTAATTTTTCGTGTTGCCTTTTGATTCATGGGGACATCCTTGGTTTTTATCCCCTCTTGTTATCGGCGGCATTGTAGCATGAATGAAGAGCGATAGGCTGGATTTTGGCCCCAGATGTGCGTCCTCGGCTTTAAATGCGAGTTAGTCCTATGCGTTCAGGACAAATTGCATTTATTCAGGACAAAACCTTTCAATCTGATATACTGCGGGAAAAGATGGACAAGAAAGGATTCCGCCTATGGTACCGATCGTTCTTTGCGACGACGATCCCTTCACATTGCAGCTTCTGTCCGAGCTGCTGGAACGGGCGATCCGGCAAAGCAAAGCAGAGGCCAACTTGTCTGTCTGGCCTCTGCTGGTCAGGAGCCGCTCCAGTTTATCCGCAGCGGTGGAAGCTATCTCTATTTTCTCGATTATGACCTGGGAAGGGATTCCCCCCAACGGCGTGGACCTTGTCCGGCAGATCTACCACACGGACCCCGGCGGGAAAATCGTCTTTGTTACCGGCCATGGGGAGAAGGGCATGGATATTCTGCGCAGCGGCGTGCGGCCCTTTGGGTTTATTGAAAATGTGTGGATCAGAATGAGATGGTTCGGGAGTATATTCGATATTTGAAAATGGCGGTGCCGGAGCAGCAAAACAGCGCGGACGGGGACACCGTCGAACTGCCCATCGGGATCGATGAAACGGTACGGCTGCCGGTTTCTGAGATATTGTATGTGGATTCCGTCAAAACAGTGGCCCATTCTATTTGCTGTCATTTGACGGGTCAGGGGGTGACTGCGCGGGAGACGATCGAACACGCCCAGGAACAGCTGGAAGATCAGGTTATCCGCTGCCGTTGCTCTGTTTTAGTAAGGGACATTGCCGCCGCTGGGCAGTTCAACGTTTGCGATAAAATAATTTTTAAGACGCAGTGATAAAGGGGCTGCATATATACGCGCAAGATAGAACAGAATTTGTGAAGACAGCGCCTTTGCGTTCCTATAACCTTGGTCCGTGGAGATCGGAATTTACGAAAAAATACAGGAATTGTTCAGGATGCCGTTACAGCTGTTGACATTGATGATGAGCGAACCGCTCTGGTGCTTGTCAGTCTTACTCCTGACGGGAATATTTGCACAGAAAGAACTTATTATGCGATGATTTGCGAGATTGATGCGACGGCATGTAAAGTTACATTTCATGTTACTGACGACGTAGCGTAGCCCTCAATCAAATCCTGGTTTACGATTGAACCCTATGGGCCGCAGAGTGCTTGCGGCCTCATTCTGTTTAAAACCGGGTATGAAATTGCGCCCTATCCGAGTTCTGGGATAGGGCGCATTATCCCAGATATTCAATTATCCGAGGTAAACTTCAAATGTCGTTTGGTATTCTGGGTTTTGAACAGAAAATCTCGGATAACGTTTTTCATGTATGGTACAGTTAAAGCCACTAAAATAACGAGGAGGTTTTAACCATGTGTCAACAGACAAACGAAAACGACATTGCATCATGCAGGTATCAGGAACTGAATCCCGAGATGGATGCTTTTTTGTCGGAATATCTTGAAGACGGACGACGTAAGGGGCTACAGGAAAGTACAATTCATCTTCATGATAAGATTGGACATTACTTTTTATCCGCCCTAACCAGAATCGGTTGTGTGAAACCGCAGGAAATGAATCCCCAAAATATAGGAACCGTATGCTTATCAGTCAGCAGCAAGTGGTATCTTTCCCACATCCGGACATTTCTCCGGTATGCTTATCAGTCCGGTCATACCGACAGGGATTACAGTGGTATTGTCCCTCTTTTTAAAAGACCGCAGCCATACCCTTCTGTATACACAACAGATGAAATTCTAAAAATCGAAAGCAGCATAGACCAGACTTCCCCACACGGAAAGCGTGATTATGCAGCCCTGCTCCTTGCGACGCGGCTCGGAATCAGAAGCGGGGACATTTCATCCATGACATTCAAAGAGCTGGATTTTGACAGGGACCTGATCCTGCTTACCCAGCATAAAACCAGTGTCACTATTGAACTTCCCATGGTTCCCGATGTAAAAACTGCTTTGGAGAGATATTTACAGGAAGAGCGTGCCGACAATGAAAGTCCATATGTGTTTCTCCGAATTATTCCGCCTTACAGCCATATCTCAGTACAGGCAATCACTAAGATTGTAAGGACTGCCATTGAAACAGCAGGAATCGATCCAGGTAAACGCAAGCAGGGAGCACATGCCTTCCGGGCATCCCTTGCAAGTTCCATGGTCAATGACAACATCCCTTATGAAGTCGTAAGAAAAACTCTTGGACATACAGACCAAAATGCCATCCGTTCTTATGCCAGTCTGGACATTGAGCAGCTTCGGGGCTACGCACTCCCTGTACCGGAAGCAGCAGGTACATTTGCCGGTTTTCTGGAAGGAAGGTGGTCTTTGTCATGAATGAATTTAAAAGCATTTTCAAAAACGAGCTGGCGGAATACCTTGCAATCAGCCAGGGCACAATCAGTGACGGTACTTTACAGAATACACGCAGAATCCTGCTTTCGTTCGACTCACTGCTGGCAGAAGAAAATACCGGCGAAATCTCAGAAAGGACAGTGAATCGTTGGATTGGCAGACTTCTCCAGACTAACGCACCTAAAACAGTCAGCGACAAGGTGAGCTATCTCCGGAAATTTTTAAGGTATCTCCAGTATGAAGGCTACAGTGTTTTTATGCCTGACTGCCCTAAAACATCAGACAGCTATGTCCCATATATTTTTTCGGATGAGGAAATACAAATGCTTCTGGCCAGTGCCGATAGCTGGGGCAGTAGGCACACAGACCCGCAAACGCGACAGATGGACATGGAGTTCTGTATGTTACTGCGGATGCTTTTGGGCTGCGGATTCCGGTTGGGGGAACCACTTGCTGCCAGGGTGAAGGATATAAACTTTTCCCGCGGAACTATCCTGATCCGCCATGCCAAGAATAACAAGCAGCGTGTCGTTCCGATGGATGTAACATTAACCAGAATGCTGGAAAAGTACTGCATTGCGATGGCAATCAAAACAGAGCCGGAAAGCCACCTGTTTCCATCGGTCAGGAAAAAAGGGGCAGCTGTTACAAAAGGAACTTTCGGATTACGGTTCAGGAAGCTGTTACAGCAAACCAACCTGTGTGTACCTGGAAAGGCTCATTCCAGAGGTCAATGTCTTCATTGTTTCCGTCATTACTTTGCCATCCATTCTTTTGTACAGGCAGAGAAAAAAGGACGTCCGGTAAATGATTCTGTACCGTTCCTGTCCGTTTATCTTGGACACCATGACATGAACGAGACTGAGAAGTACCTGAAATTCAGCAGCGACATGTTCCCCGAATACACGGAATTGTTTGAAGACTATGCTGTCAGCGTATTCATGGAGGTGGGCGATGAGGAAAAATAAACTTCCCGACTTCATGCTTCTGCTGGAACAGTTTTTTACGGAATATATGCCGCTCTCATCAGGTCTTTCTCCTAACACCGTCCGATCGTATAAGCATTCTTTTCGGCTTCTGTTCCAGTATGTTTATCAAGTGAAAAAGAAAGATGCCGGAGAAATCGTGTTTCAGGATCTCGATTTTGAAACAATCGACAGTTTCCTGAAATGGATCGAAACAGAACGGGGCTGCTCGGTATCCACAAGGAACCTCCGGCTTTCGGCACTCACATCCTTTGCCGCTTACGCACAGAACAGAAATTTTGAAGCGGCGACTGTGTTTGCGAATGCTGTAAGGAGGATTCCTGTAAAAAAGGCATCCAGCCAGCCAAGGATTATTTTTTCGCTTGATGAAGTGTCAGCCCTGCTCCGGCTTCCTGACACTGAAAAACGCTTGGGCTTCCGTGACCAGGTTCTTTTAAACCTGATGTATGCAAGCGGAGCCAGGGCACAGGAAATCTGTGATCTTAAAGTCAGAGATTTCCTTGTTGAAAAAAATCTGTACAAGCTGACAATCACAGGAAAAGGGAATAAGACCCGCAGGATTGTAATCGCTAAACCTAGCGGAATCCTCCTGAAACGGTATCTGGAAGAAACAGGCAGAACTGGACGGTTAGATGCCTATATCTTTTCCAGCCAGACACATCCGCAGATGACTATCTCCTGCATTGAGGAAATTTATAAAAAATATGTTGCCCTTGCCAAGGCGGAGTATCCGAAGATGTTTCTTGAAAAGTGTTATACCCCGCATACCATGAGACATACAACCGCCACACATATGTTAGAAGCCGGAGTCCCGATCATAGCAATCAAAAACTTTCTCGGACATTCCTCGATTTCTACGACTGAACGGTACGCAGAGCTTTCCCAGAGTACCGTGAACAGGTATATCCGAGATTGGAACGAGAAATGGTTTTCACATCAAAAGGAAACCCCTGCTAATCAGAAGGAAAATCAGTTGCCTGATTTTCTGAAATAGCCATTACATTATCCGAGGATATTTCTTTGAAAGCCTTTAATATCAGCAATATTTAAGAATTTCCTCGGATAATTGAATATCTGGGATAATGCGGCATTAAAACGCATAGTCCAGCGAATAGAGTATGAAGAAGCCAGGGAACGGTGATCTTTTCAGATTGCTGCACCCTGGCTTTTTGTTGTCAATTGAAATTCAAAACCGGGATTTCAATTTTT
This DNA window, taken from Dysosmobacter welbionis, encodes the following:
- a CDS encoding alpha/beta hydrolase family protein — encoded protein: MDFTDEVLRRYPDVDADRLGVCGGSYGGYMTNWIIGHTQRFKAACAMRSISNFVTSISTCDKGYLFLLEHMGLNALERKGVIWDESQILWDKSPLKYVRNVTTPTLFIHSNTDYRCWMDEPLQMFTSLRQQGVPSKVVLIHQEGHELNRSGRPVNRLIRLNALCDWFDQYL
- a CDS encoding GntR family transcriptional regulator codes for the protein MKVKNSLDEILYEHIVESLINGDYEMGQNLTLDELAHRFEVSRTPVVQAVKLLANDGILQIMGNGRIYVPEYDQEHVRQMCEVRQMVEGHALERFMSGLGLSAETVLAQLNRYSEEGVRLTGSSFSPKEFAMLDRRFHRLLVEASGNRILLETYDRVQGRFLVSNYLLCPLRLRDFSGTARDHVRLVESIRSGDITRAQHCLQQHIEGVLRRL
- a CDS encoding LytTR family transcriptional regulator DNA-binding domain-containing protein, with protein sequence MDQNEMVREYIRYLKMAVPEQQNSADGDTVELPIGIDETVRLPVSEILYVDSVKTVAHSICCHLTGQGVTARETIEHAQEQLEDQVIRCRCSVLVRDIAAAGQFNVCDKIIFKTQ
- a CDS encoding tyrosine-type recombinase/integrase — translated: MNEFKSIFKNELAEYLAISQGTISDGTLQNTRRILLSFDSLLAEENTGEISERTVNRWIGRLLQTNAPKTVSDKVSYLRKFLRYLQYEGYSVFMPDCPKTSDSYVPYIFSDEEIQMLLASADSWGSRHTDPQTRQMDMEFCMLLRMLLGCGFRLGEPLAARVKDINFSRGTILIRHAKNNKQRVVPMDVTLTRMLEKYCIAMAIKTEPESHLFPSVRKKGAAVTKGTFGLRFRKLLQQTNLCVPGKAHSRGQCLHCFRHYFAIHSFVQAEKKGRPVNDSVPFLSVYLGHHDMNETEKYLKFSSDMFPEYTELFEDYAVSVFMEVGDEEK
- a CDS encoding alpha/beta hydrolase family protein yields the protein MERIKADDLYAYRFLSEVAVAPDGAHAAFVSRRARDDGKGYYACIHLLDTATGAVRPLTGNGDEAAFRWLDSNTLIFPSCRTGDQPGKTAFYRLDIRGSEAERAFTIPLSVKQFHPLPDGRWFVLTRRPMTPPEDLPADQPQPGRDYTVFDELPFWADGLGMINGTRMSGWIFDPADGSVNQITPPTYDMEGAAVSPEGSRILYWGVSFEGIRPDYRQLMLYDLATGQTRSLVPDRKYRITQVGWWGTDIWFEGGDPHTSVSRSPKLYLLNPATGDCRTFCAPDGFLGTSAIGDMSLGGGKVCAVQGDSLYAVRLQRDVTALLRFDKAGNFAPVASYEGIACFDIIGENAYLAAFRDHRPQELYRQPLSGGEPERLTQFHDAFLETRQISRPEHITFRSRDGQEVDGWVIRPSGYEPGKKYPGVLNIHGGPKAAYGSQYYHEMQLLAAGGRFVFYTNPHGSDGRGRITSIW
- a CDS encoding tyrosine-type recombinase/integrase → MRKNKLPDFMLLLEQFFTEYMPLSSGLSPNTVRSYKHSFRLLFQYVYQVKKKDAGEIVFQDLDFETIDSFLKWIETERGCSVSTRNLRLSALTSFAAYAQNRNFEAATVFANAVRRIPVKKASSQPRIIFSLDEVSALLRLPDTEKRLGFRDQVLLNLMYASGARAQEICDLKVRDFLVEKNLYKLTITGKGNKTRRIVIAKPSGILLKRYLEETGRTGRLDAYIFSSQTHPQMTISCIEEIYKKYVALAKAEYPKMFLEKCYTPHTMRHTTATHMLEAGVPIIAIKNFLGHSSISTTERYAELSQSTVNRYIRDWNEKWFSHQKETPANQKENQLPDFLK
- a CDS encoding alpha/beta hydrolase family protein, with protein sequence MMEPMICETFLQFRYLSDLGLSPDGRYTAYIRQQANLASNGYDARLWVYDHSTGADRPLSSLSPVRAFSWMDNRTILFSGMRGTAGSASQDTTTYYALPVDGGEAQPLFTVPMRAGRARRLTDGRFVFTATVDMNRPNLDSLSPPEEASALEEYKNRTYDVLEDIPFWANGLGLTSGQRSQLYIHDPASGVTTPLTAPPFKVTGFTVEDGRILYTGHRFTDVQTLRHGVFIWDAASGETRCLLEQDRYLVKLFALWRDQAVLCLTDGLGYGNGENGDFYTIPLSGGEPELLLRHSHHCVGNTVATDSRLGAGETWRVCGDTLYFLSTVDRDSRIEALDLTSGEARPLTGPGSVEYLDAAADRLVYLAFRENRIGEIYTLEHGREIRLTHANDGIYDRCAVSTPQPLEVDTGGPLPVQGWVLPPVAYVPGKKYPAILTIHGGPRLSYGSVFFHEMQVLAGAGYFVLFCNPRGSEGRGNDFADIRGRFGTIDYQDIMAFLDGALARWPDIDPTRLGVGGGSYGGFMTNWIIGHTDRFQAACSQRSIANWTGMEGTADIGYYFAKGQTGASHREDRDLQWQQSPLRYADHVTTPTLFLHGEEDYRCWKLEAIQMFTALQLRGVPSRLCLFPGENHELSRSGRPRQRLRRLEEMLRWYQRYLNKQEA
- a CDS encoding tyrosine-type recombinase/integrase, which produces MCQQTNENDIASCRYQELNPEMDAFLSEYLEDGRRKGLQESTIHLHDKIGHYFLSALTRIGCVKPQEMNPQNIGTVCLSVSSKWYLSHIRTFLRYAYQSGHTDRDYSGIVPLFKRPQPYPSVYTTDEILKIESSIDQTSPHGKRDYAALLLATRLGIRSGDISSMTFKELDFDRDLILLTQHKTSVTIELPMVPDVKTALERYLQEERADNESPYVFLRIIPPYSHISVQAITKIVRTAIETAGIDPGKRKQGAHAFRASLASSMVNDNIPYEVVRKTLGHTDQNAIRSYASLDIEQLRGYALPVPEAAGTFAGFLEGRWSLS